A region of uncultured Anaeromusa sp. DNA encodes the following proteins:
- a CDS encoding CatB-related O-acetyltransferase — translation MAIFVMLKLIAMAATDAIKCFLRAAIVQQRNPKCKIYPGANVDLASRFGNYVVLFTNAIVANSTIGDHTFVQKGSMINNADVGKFCSIAKGVVVGPGQHPLHLISTHPSFYSAVQPVGKNFSEREYFEPFKRTMIGNDVWIGQNAVLLDGVIIGNGAVIAAGAVVAKDVPPYAIVGGVPARIIKYRFQEPVIEKLLQMNWWEKESQWLQENALLFLDVKEFIENDKF, via the coding sequence TTGGCTATTTTCGTTATGCTGAAGCTGATTGCTATGGCGGCAACCGATGCAATTAAGTGTTTCTTGCGTGCGGCTATTGTACAGCAGCGAAATCCGAAATGCAAGATATATCCTGGTGCCAATGTTGATCTTGCAAGTAGGTTTGGCAATTATGTTGTGCTCTTTACGAATGCAATAGTTGCTAACTCGACAATTGGCGATCATACGTTTGTGCAAAAAGGCTCAATGATTAACAATGCGGATGTTGGGAAATTTTGTTCAATAGCAAAGGGGGTTGTAGTCGGCCCGGGTCAGCATCCTCTTCACTTGATAAGTACGCATCCATCTTTTTATTCCGCTGTTCAGCCGGTTGGCAAAAATTTTTCTGAACGGGAGTACTTTGAACCGTTTAAGCGAACCATGATCGGAAATGATGTATGGATCGGCCAGAATGCAGTGTTGTTGGATGGCGTTATAATAGGAAATGGAGCTGTCATAGCGGCCGGAGCAGTAGTGGCTAAAGATGTTCCGCCATATGCTATCGTGGGGGGGGTGCCAGCCCGAATCATTAAGTATCGTTTTCAAGAACCGGTCATTGAAAAGTTGCTTCAGATGAATTGGTGGGAAAAAGAATCACAATGGCTGCAGGAAAATGCATTGTTATTTCTAGATGTAAAGGAATTTATAGAAAATGATAAGTTCTAA
- a CDS encoding acyltransferase — translation MISSKIIYAIELAFFYLAHFNTFKKLGRRSYFMKQLRLDGAHYMEIGNKVIVQKLSWLFAAKIDEMEPELIIGDGCIIGNFNHIAAVRKVVLGKNVLTADKVYISDNLHVYEDILKPVMHQGVKFKSEVVIGEGSWIGESVSIIGAKIGKNCIIGANAVVTKDIPDYSVAVGNPAKIIKKFNRKTNKWEKVD, via the coding sequence ATGATAAGTTCTAAAATAATTTATGCAATCGAACTGGCTTTCTTTTATCTTGCTCATTTTAATACCTTTAAAAAGCTAGGGCGAAGATCATATTTCATGAAACAGCTGCGTTTGGATGGCGCACATTATATGGAAATCGGAAACAAGGTAATTGTACAAAAGCTTTCTTGGTTGTTTGCTGCTAAAATAGACGAGATGGAGCCTGAATTGATTATTGGCGATGGTTGTATTATTGGCAATTTCAATCATATTGCGGCTGTACGCAAGGTGGTATTGGGGAAAAACGTACTCACTGCAGATAAGGTATATATTTCGGATAATTTACATGTCTATGAAGATATCTTGAAGCCAGTCATGCATCAGGGAGTAAAATTTAAGTCAGAAGTCGTTATCGGCGAGGGTTCGTGGATTGGTGAAAGTGTGTCGATTATAGGCGCTAAAATCGGTAAGAATTGTATTATCGGTGCGAATGCGGTTGTAACAAAGGACATTCCAGATTATTCTGTTGCAGTTGGGAATCCAGCAAAAATTATCAAAAAATTCAATCGCAAAACAAACAAATGGGAAAAGGTGGATTGA
- a CDS encoding NAD-dependent epimerase/dehydratase family protein, giving the protein MNVLVTGGAGFIGTNVIRKLLSEKINITILDNFNKQIHGDKGEIAPDLQGKVKVVVGSVTDKNLFHKVLDGQDVVVHLAAETGTGQSMYEVERYEDVNIKGTAILMDYIVNCKDSRIRKIVVASSRAIYGEGKYKCEKHGIVYPDRRTTEDMISKQFEPICPLCKGVCEMLLTDEDSLIHPSSFYGITKQMQEQMVLLFARAVGISAFALRYQNVYGPGQSLKNPYTGILAIFSNQARLNQPIYIFEDGKESRDFVYINDVVEATWRCISDESVGVAALNVGSGEKITVLRVVDEIIRYFSSESVVTVNGVFREGDIRHNIADLTKAKKTIGYEPKWEFAQGIVKFLDWVKAEGEGEDEGTCSLEYEKSLEEMKARGLMHG; this is encoded by the coding sequence ATGAATGTTTTAGTGACAGGTGGAGCTGGGTTTATAGGTACAAATGTGATTCGAAAGCTATTGTCAGAAAAGATAAATATTACGATTTTAGATAATTTCAACAAACAAATTCATGGTGATAAAGGAGAAATTGCGCCGGATTTACAAGGAAAAGTAAAAGTGGTCGTAGGTAGTGTGACAGATAAGAATCTTTTTCATAAAGTTTTGGATGGGCAAGATGTTGTGGTCCATTTAGCTGCGGAAACCGGAACAGGACAATCTATGTACGAGGTGGAGCGGTATGAAGATGTCAACATAAAAGGAACGGCTATTTTGATGGATTATATTGTAAACTGCAAAGATAGTCGGATTAGAAAAATTGTTGTGGCATCTTCTAGAGCTATATATGGCGAAGGAAAATACAAGTGTGAAAAACACGGTATTGTTTATCCAGATCGACGCACAACCGAAGATATGATAAGTAAACAATTTGAACCGATATGTCCTCTTTGCAAAGGGGTTTGCGAAATGCTGCTTACAGATGAAGATTCGCTGATTCATCCTTCTTCTTTTTATGGGATTACGAAACAAATGCAAGAACAGATGGTCTTATTGTTTGCGAGAGCAGTTGGGATTTCTGCATTTGCATTACGTTATCAAAATGTTTATGGTCCGGGGCAATCGCTTAAAAATCCTTATACTGGCATTTTAGCTATCTTTTCAAATCAGGCTAGATTGAATCAGCCGATCTATATTTTTGAAGATGGCAAGGAGAGTCGAGATTTTGTTTATATCAATGATGTCGTAGAGGCGACTTGGCGATGTATTTCAGATGAAAGTGTTGGAGTAGCGGCATTAAATGTTGGCAGCGGAGAAAAGATTACGGTACTGCGCGTTGTTGATGAAATTATTCGTTATTTTTCTAGTGAATCGGTTGTAACTGTCAATGGAGTCTTCCGCGAGGGAGATATCCGACATAATATTGCAGATCTTACTAAAGCTAAGAAAACAATTGGATATGAACCGAAATGGGAATTTGCCCAAGGCATAGTAAAATTTTTAGATTGGGTAAAAGCCGAAGGTGAAGGCGAAGATGAAGGTACTTGCAGTTTAG